A single genomic interval of Bacillus oleivorans harbors:
- a CDS encoding anti-sigma factor family protein produces MSHFLYEEWLKYVKGEIPEDTRALFENHLFNCEACLELYSEAISFHEDTLPDLSSSHFTDNVMRLIEKETGLSERIGETAAIDNKKKSFVQSVWFHYATAASFTLILTFSGVFQSMFGVLDKFENTAQAKESSITETVMNKTLSWLDEWEENNKEAKEK; encoded by the coding sequence ATGAGTCATTTTTTGTATGAAGAGTGGTTGAAATATGTAAAGGGTGAAATTCCCGAAGATACAAGGGCCTTATTTGAAAATCATTTATTTAATTGTGAAGCCTGTTTAGAACTTTATTCTGAAGCCATCTCTTTTCATGAAGATACGCTGCCTGACCTATCCAGTTCACATTTCACCGATAATGTAATGAGACTGATTGAAAAAGAAACAGGTCTTAGCGAAAGAATAGGCGAAACCGCCGCTATAGATAACAAGAAAAAATCGTTCGTCCAATCCGTTTGGTTTCATTACGCAACAGCCGCCAGTTTTACACTCATCTTAACGTTTAGCGGCGTCTTTCAGTCGATGTTTGGAGTATTAGATAAATTTGAAAATACAGCACAAGCAAAAGAATCTTCCATCACGGAAACGGTTATGAATAAAACCTTATCCTGGCTGGATGAGTGGGAAGAAAATAACAAGGAGGCGAAAGAAAAGTGA
- a CDS encoding sigma-70 family RNA polymerase sigma factor, giving the protein MINQVKKGNQHAFRLIVEHFQGYIFHVAYGILRNEKDAEDAAQDIFLKIFLSLPQYENQGFKTWITRIATNHAIDMKRKAYRKREEASISVYDDYQAPSNESVEKVFFREEHLALIRSRLDEIPASYRDVVYGFYILEKSYQELADGLNVQTKTIEMKLYRARKWMKENWKEDDFV; this is encoded by the coding sequence TTGATAAATCAGGTGAAAAAGGGCAACCAGCACGCTTTTCGACTGATTGTAGAGCACTTCCAAGGGTACATTTTCCATGTAGCTTATGGGATCTTACGCAATGAAAAGGATGCTGAAGACGCTGCCCAAGATATATTTTTGAAAATTTTTCTTTCTCTCCCTCAATATGAAAACCAGGGTTTTAAAACATGGATTACTCGAATTGCAACCAACCATGCCATTGATATGAAAAGAAAGGCTTACCGCAAGAGGGAGGAAGCGTCAATCTCAGTTTATGACGATTACCAGGCTCCCTCTAATGAAAGTGTGGAGAAGGTCTTTTTCAGAGAAGAACATCTGGCGCTGATTCGATCCAGATTGGATGAAATCCCAGCCAGCTATCGCGATGTGGTTTATGGTTTTTACATACTGGAGAAAAGCTATCAGGAATTAGCAGATGGACTAAATGTCCAAACGAAGACGATAGAGATGAAGCTATACAGGGCACGAAAGTGGATGAAAGAAAACTGGAAGGAGGACGATTTTGTATGA
- a CDS encoding Gfo/Idh/MocA family protein, translating to MKEFKVGIIGTGFGGLVQAPIFNIHPGFKVQAISSVSGQTEEEIINKTGIKNAYTSWQEMLRQEKLDLVVVSSIPAKHYEMTKEALVTDHHVLCEKPFVTNADDSRQLIQLKKHWNRHGFLDFEWRFQPARQKAKRLIEEGVLGDIIHIDFESSMANYIRLTTKPIGWLADKKSYGGMFGALGSHMVDAVHWLTGSTILQVFGRLKTTIPELRNDSGEIIEKRTTDDLFTIVGETEKGTSFTLQTVTPVRHGLGSSLRIYGTKGTIHIIDDTKLLVGRDDSNLEEIKLELEPIPIAIQNPAIRYYRAFNPFIQAMYEYLTDERKNPDLPLFEDGHRQQLVMDAVFQSVKQGKLTRVLVE from the coding sequence ATGAAGGAATTTAAAGTTGGCATTATTGGCACAGGTTTTGGCGGTCTTGTGCAAGCACCCATATTTAATATTCATCCAGGCTTCAAAGTGCAGGCGATTAGCTCGGTTTCGGGGCAAACGGAAGAGGAAATTATTAATAAGACGGGAATTAAGAACGCATATACGAGCTGGCAAGAGATGCTTAGACAGGAAAAGCTCGATCTTGTAGTGGTGTCCTCCATTCCAGCAAAGCATTATGAAATGACGAAGGAGGCTCTTGTTACTGATCATCATGTTCTATGTGAAAAACCGTTTGTGACGAATGCGGATGATTCCCGACAGCTTATCCAGTTGAAAAAGCATTGGAACAGACATGGGTTCTTAGATTTCGAGTGGAGATTTCAGCCTGCGAGACAAAAGGCAAAAAGGCTCATTGAGGAAGGGGTCCTAGGTGATATTATTCACATTGATTTTGAGTCAAGTATGGCCAACTATATTCGGTTAACGACTAAACCCATTGGCTGGCTCGCGGATAAAAAATCATATGGCGGTATGTTTGGGGCTCTCGGTTCCCATATGGTGGATGCTGTTCATTGGTTAACGGGTTCTACGATTTTGCAGGTATTCGGCCGTCTGAAAACAACAATCCCCGAACTGAGGAACGATAGCGGAGAAATTATAGAAAAACGAACCACTGATGATCTCTTTACAATTGTTGGTGAAACAGAGAAGGGAACTAGTTTTACCCTGCAGACGGTCACACCTGTCAGACATGGATTAGGCTCTTCGCTACGAATCTATGGCACAAAAGGGACGATACATATCATCGATGATACAAAGCTATTAGTAGGGAGAGATGATTCCAATCTAGAAGAAATAAAGCTGGAGCTTGAGCCAATTCCGATTGCGATACAAAATCCGGCAATTCGTTACTATCGTGCATTTAATCCCTTTATTCAGGCAATGTATGAATATTTAACAGATGAAAGGAAAAATCCGGACCTTCCTTTATTTGAAGACGGGCATCGGCAGCAGCTTGTAATGGATGCTGTCTTCCAATCTGTAAAACAAGGAAAATTGACCAGAGTCCTAGTTGAATAA
- the ytvI gene encoding sporulation integral membrane protein YtvI, which translates to MKKKYIWLGLLAAAILFLIPYSMPLVLALLTAVFLEYLVRWFTKLFRLKRFYSVLLTFILYLAFLAVVSYFIVHTLFSQLVGLSEKAPGLYDELYNTVILPTMSKWETFVETLPSEVLTSIEAAIRNGLESLSQVFELLLENILSFAAGVPSFMIEFLVYLIALFLISLDLPNLLESVKRHLTDETYSKVSLVFGQLAQAAVGFIKAQIILSAVTFMLAYGGLWLLGVPYTALISLLIVIVDILPILGTGSALVPWAVVSIIQGNSGLGIGLIVLFLVITVVRRILEPKVLSTNLGISPLAVLVSLYIGLKLIGVAGLFLGPAVVIVYKTIKQAGFLNTSYKI; encoded by the coding sequence ATGAAGAAAAAGTACATCTGGTTAGGGCTCCTTGCAGCCGCTATTCTTTTTTTAATTCCATATAGTATGCCTTTAGTACTTGCCCTTCTGACTGCTGTATTTTTAGAATATTTAGTCAGGTGGTTTACTAAGCTGTTTAGATTGAAACGATTTTATTCGGTTCTGCTTACTTTCATTTTGTATCTCGCCTTTCTCGCCGTAGTCAGTTACTTTATTGTACATACTCTTTTCTCCCAGTTAGTTGGGTTAAGTGAAAAAGCTCCTGGTCTCTATGATGAGCTGTACAATACCGTGATTCTTCCGACCATGAGTAAGTGGGAAACATTTGTCGAAACATTGCCGTCAGAAGTTCTGACCTCCATTGAAGCGGCGATTCGAAATGGTCTCGAATCGTTAAGTCAGGTGTTTGAACTTCTTCTTGAAAATATTTTAAGCTTTGCTGCAGGTGTGCCAAGCTTTATGATTGAGTTTTTAGTTTACTTGATCGCTCTATTCTTAATCAGCTTGGATCTGCCAAACCTATTAGAATCTGTCAAGCGGCATTTAACGGATGAAACATACAGTAAAGTGAGCCTTGTTTTTGGCCAATTGGCCCAGGCTGCCGTAGGATTTATAAAAGCGCAGATTATTTTAAGTGCCGTTACGTTTATGCTAGCCTATGGAGGTTTATGGCTATTAGGAGTTCCATATACAGCTTTAATCTCACTATTAATTGTTATTGTTGATATTCTTCCAATTCTTGGAACCGGATCAGCCCTTGTTCCATGGGCAGTTGTTTCCATTATTCAAGGCAACAGCGGCCTTGGAATTGGCTTAATTGTTCTCTTCCTTGTTATAACAGTAGTAAGAAGAATATTAGAGCCGAAAGTTCTATCAACGAACTTAGGAATTTCGCCTTTAGCGGTACTCGTCAGTCTCTACATTGGATTAAAACTGATTGGAGTAGCCGGTCTATTCCTTGGTCCAGCGGTTGTGATTGTATATAAAACGATTAAGCAAGCTGGATTTCTCAATACATCTTATAAAATTTAA
- a CDS encoding SRPBCC family protein: MTYTRAEHTDLIVERIFDAPKSLVFEAFSKAEHLERWFGVEGWTLPVCNIDFRPGGVWHYCMQSPDGKIKSWGKAVYQEIVEPEQIVYVDYFSDEEGNIAEEMPAAQITMTFEEQEGKTLLLSRTRYDSPENLKKVIDMGVIAGITQTWNRLAQFLGELK; this comes from the coding sequence ATTACTTATACACGAGCTGAGCACACTGACCTTATTGTGGAGAGAATTTTTGATGCGCCGAAATCTCTCGTTTTTGAAGCATTCTCAAAAGCAGAACACCTAGAACGCTGGTTTGGCGTTGAAGGATGGACACTTCCAGTTTGCAACATCGATTTCCGTCCAGGTGGAGTATGGCACTATTGTATGCAGTCGCCTGATGGGAAAATAAAGTCATGGGGTAAAGCGGTTTACCAAGAAATAGTGGAACCAGAACAAATTGTATATGTTGACTATTTCTCCGATGAAGAAGGTAATATAGCAGAAGAGATGCCTGCTGCACAAATTACGATGACATTTGAGGAACAAGAAGGAAAGACTCTGCTTTTAAGCAGAACCCGCTATGATTCACCGGAAAACCTCAAAAAAGTAATCGACATGGGAGTAATCGCAGGAATAACTCAAACATGGAATAGACTCGCACAATTTTTGGGAGAGCTAAAGTAA